TTGGATATTTGTCGGCAAAGTCGGCCCCCATATGACGAATATAGGCCAGTTCACGATTATAATACTTTAGTAATTCGTCATTCATAAGCTGGTCTCTTGGACTGTCATTCCCAAATTAATCGGTTCCACTTCTGAGTCAAAACTAATGAGCTCTGGTTCTGGCTCTGCCCAAAGCAGCGCATTGATGCGCAAACGCATGATTCTATCCAGCGGCAAGTCATCTTCTAGGCAGCTCACTTCGACCTCAATAAAGCGAGGTTCGAAGCGTAAAATCGTGTCGCGCACTTTTTGGCACAGTAGCTCCCGGCCTTCGGTGCTGCTAACAGGCATGTTTGAAAAATCAGGCAAGCCGTAGGTCAACACTGAGGTGGCAAGCTCTTCATACTGTCTTGGCCACGTATGCCAATGGATCCGCGCGTTCAGCAACGCTTCTAAGTCTCGGCGCACACTGGCGCGCAGAGTCTTTAGATTAATTGCCATTCCACGGCTAGTGCTCAGCTGATTATCAGGCTCATCATCGATGAGTCTGTCTAAAATAGAAGCTTGTAGCTGATGGTCACTGCGAACGCGCATCGTTTATTCCTTTAGGCCGCTTGCTCAGATTGTTGAGCCACCGTGGTGATTTGATTAATAGCCACGGCTTCACCATCAACAAACCACATTTTCAGACCGCGACCTATGTACAGCTCGTCACCTAACTGTTGCCATTCTGTCGCTTGTCCCAAACGCTCGATTTCATTGTTATCACCACCGTAGATAGCAGGAATATGAGCTTCTCCGCTTGGACCATCTTTAATATCAATTTCGACGCGCAACCAAAGGTGCTCAACCAGTGACTCGGGTTGTTTAAACTCGATGCTGAGAATTTCTTCACTGCGAGCGAGGTAAAACTCGCCATTGGTGCCGAGCAGTTCGATGTAGTTATTCAGGCTATCATCAAGATCTCTAAAATCAGTACAAGGAGCGTCATTGATCGCTAGGGTAGGGTTGGCACGC
This Pseudoalteromonas ruthenica DNA region includes the following protein-coding sequences:
- the tssE gene encoding type VI secretion system baseplate subunit TssE codes for the protein MRVRSDHQLQASILDRLIDDEPDNQLSTSRGMAINLKTLRASVRRDLEALLNARIHWHTWPRQYEELATSVLTYGLPDFSNMPVSSTEGRELLCQKVRDTILRFEPRFIEVEVSCLEDDLPLDRIMRLRINALLWAEPEPELISFDSEVEPINLGMTVQETSL
- a CDS encoding type VI secretion system accessory protein TagJ; translation: MKEIFDYIQQGKLLEAISYCEQQLKDDPVNFDIRSQFIELLCLNNELERADKQLDYMVQKNPDFAVGAMNLRQLVRAEQARQDFYQGKAAPKLFHDNDDLDAIFLELRIALNEGDSDTAQRLAKQLEEQRANPTLAINDAPCTDFRDLDDSLNNYIELLGTNGEFYLARSEEILSIEFKQPESLVEHLWLRVEIDIKDGPSGEAHIPAIYGGDNNEIERLGQATEWQQLGDELYIGRGLKMWFVDGEAVAINQITTVAQQSEQAA